The Acidobacteriota bacterium DNA segment GTGATCAGCATCAGGCCGGTGTCCTCACTGACCTGGCGGACGCCGACGACCTCGCCGGTGCGGTCGGACACCTTCAGGTTGATGATCCCGAGACCGCCCCGCGACTGCAGGCGGTACTCCTCGATCGCGGTGCGTTTGCCGAAGCCGCTCTCGCTCACGGTCAGAAGCGTCGTCTCCGGAGACCCGGACTCCGCGGACTCCTCCTGCGGCAGCAGGCACTCCATCGACACGACCCGGTCGCCCGGGCGCAGGCTGATCCCGCGCACGCCCCGGGTCGCGCGGCCGAGGGAGCGCAAGTCGGTCTCCGGGAAGCGGATCGAGTAGCCCTTCTTCGTGGCCAGCACGATCTCGCTGCCGCTGTCCGTCACCTTGACCGACAGGAGCCGGTCGTCCTCGTCGATCCGCAGGGCGATGATGCCGCTGTTGCGCGGCCTCGAGTACTCGGCCAGCGCCGTCTTCTTGACCACGCCGGCCTCGGTGGCGAAGGTCAGGAACCGATCTTCCGGGAACTCCCGCACGGCGGCGGTCGCCGCGACACCCTCGCCGCTGTCGAGGCGCAGGAGGTTGACGATCGCCTTGCCGCGGGCCGCCGGTCCGAGTTCCGGGATCTGGTGCACCTTGAGCCAGTAGCAGTAGCCCCGGTCGGTGAACACCATGATGTAGCTGTGGGCGGAGGCGACGTAGAGCTGCTCGACGAAGTCGCCGTCACGGGTGGCCATGCCGGTCCGGCCCTTGCCGCCGCGGTGCTGGGCGCGGTAGAGGCTGAGCGGCGACCGCTTGATGTAGCCGGACCGGGTGACCGTGATCACCATGTCCTCGTCGGCGATCATGTCCTCGATCGTGATGTCCGATGAGTGGGCCACGATCTCGGTGCGCCGCGGGTCACTGTAGCGCCTCTCGATCTCGTCGAGTTCGGCCCGGATCTCCTGGAGCAGCAGGGCGTCGGAACCGAGGATCGCGCGCAGACGCTCGATCTCGGCGATCAGCTCGCGGTGCTCCTGCTCGATCTTCTCCCGCTCGAGGCCGGTCAAGCGCTGCAGGCGCATGTCCAGGATCGCCTGCGCCTGGGGCTCGCTCAGGGAGAAGCCCTCGATCAGGCGCTCTCTTGCTTCCGGCGGAGTACGGCTCGCGCGAATCGTCGCGATCACCGCGTCCAGGTGGTCGAGCGCGATGAGCAGCCCCTCGAGGACGTGGGCGCGCTTCTCGGCTCGGGCCAGGTCGTAACGGCAGCGCCGGATCACGACCGTGCGGCGATGGTCGAGGAAGTGGCGCAGCAGGGCGCGTAGCGTCAGCACCTGGGGCTGGCTGTCGACGATCGCCAGCATGTTCATGCCGTAGCTGACCTGGAGCTTGGTCATCTTGTACAGCGTGTTCAGGACGATCTCGGCCACCTCGCCCCGCTTCAGGTCGATCACGATCCGGATGCCGTCGCGGTCGGACTCGTCGCGCAGATCGCGGATTCCTTCGAGCTTCTTCTCGCGCACCAGCTCGGCGATCCGCTCGATCAGGCGGGCCTTGTTCACCTGGAAGGGAAGCTCGGTCACGATGATCGACTGACTGTCCTGGCCGGCGTCCTCGATCTCGGCGCGGGCCCGCACCTGGATGGAGCCACGGCCCGTGGCATAGGCGGCATGGATGCCCGCGCGGCCATGGATGAAACCGCCGGTCGGGAAGTCCGGCCCGGGCAGCAGTTCCATCAACTCTTCCAGGGTCGCCTGGGGGCGGTCGATCAGCAGCTTGACAGCCGCAAGCGCCTCGCCCAGGTTGTGCGGCGGGATGTTCGTCGCCATGCCGACGGCGATGCCGGCCGAGCCGTTGACCAGCAGGTTGGGAATCCGCGCCGGAAGCGGCGAAGGCTCCTGCTCGGAACCGTCGTAATTCGGTATCCACTCGACGGTGTCCTTCTCGATGTCCTCGCGCAGCAACTCCTCGGCGATCCGGGTGAGGCGGACCTCGGTGTAGCGCATCGCGGCGGGGTTGTCGCCGTCGATCGAGCCGAAGTTGCCCTGGCCGTCGACCAGCGGATAGCGCATGGAGAAGTCCTGCGCCATGCGCACCACCGTGTCGTAGATCGGTCCGTCGCCGTGCGGGTGGTACTTGCCCATCACGTCGCCGACGATGCGCGCCGACTTCTTGTAGGCGCGGCCGGCCGTGTTGCCGGCTTCCCACATGCCGTAGAGGACCCGCCGGTGGACTGGCTTGAGGCCGTCCCGCACGTCGGGCAGAGCGCGGCCGATGATCACGCTCATCGCGTAATCGAGGTAGCTCCGCCGCATCTCGCGCTCGAGCTGCACCGGCACGGTGTCGCGGCCGGACGCCGGCGGCGGCTGGATGGGGTTCTCGCCCTTGCTCACGGTCGATGGGTCAGATGTCGAGGTTGATCGCGTTCAGGGCGTTCTTCTCGATGAACTCGCGCCGGGGCTCCACCTTGTCGCCCATCAGGGTCGTGAAGATGCCGTCCGTCTCGTCGTCCCGGTCGTCGTCGATCTCCACAAGCAGCATCCGGCGCCGCTCGGGGTCCATCGTGGTCTCCCAGAGCTGCGACGGGTTCATCTCGCCCAGGCCCTTGTAGCGCTGGATCGACAGGCCCTTCTTCGCGGCTTCGAACAGAGCGTCGAGCGCCTCGTCGACGGACTCGGCCTCGACGTCGTCGGTCGTCGCGCTGCCGTTCACCTTGCGGAGCCGGATCGAGGGCGCTCGCCACGCCTCGAGCGCCTGCTCGTTGGCGGTCAGGGAACGGAAGTCGGCGCCGGTCACGAGCGCCTCGTCGATCGTCACGTGCCGGTCTACGCCGTCCCGGCGCGAACGGAACCGGATCGCCCGCAACCCGTCGCGG contains these protein-coding regions:
- the gyrA gene encoding DNA gyrase subunit A; translated protein: MSKGENPIQPPPASGRDTVPVQLEREMRRSYLDYAMSVIIGRALPDVRDGLKPVHRRVLYGMWEAGNTAGRAYKKSARIVGDVMGKYHPHGDGPIYDTVVRMAQDFSMRYPLVDGQGNFGSIDGDNPAAMRYTEVRLTRIAEELLREDIEKDTVEWIPNYDGSEQEPSPLPARIPNLLVNGSAGIAVGMATNIPPHNLGEALAAVKLLIDRPQATLEELMELLPGPDFPTGGFIHGRAGIHAAYATGRGSIQVRARAEIEDAGQDSQSIIVTELPFQVNKARLIERIAELVREKKLEGIRDLRDESDRDGIRIVIDLKRGEVAEIVLNTLYKMTKLQVSYGMNMLAIVDSQPQVLTLRALLRHFLDHRRTVVIRRCRYDLARAEKRAHVLEGLLIALDHLDAVIATIRASRTPPEARERLIEGFSLSEPQAQAILDMRLQRLTGLEREKIEQEHRELIAEIERLRAILGSDALLLQEIRAELDEIERRYSDPRRTEIVAHSSDITIEDMIADEDMVITVTRSGYIKRSPLSLYRAQHRGGKGRTGMATRDGDFVEQLYVASAHSYIMVFTDRGYCYWLKVHQIPELGPAARGKAIVNLLRLDSGEGVAATAAVREFPEDRFLTFATEAGVVKKTALAEYSRPRNSGIIALRIDEDDRLLSVKVTDSGSEIVLATKKGYSIRFPETDLRSLGRATRGVRGISLRPGDRVVSMECLLPQEESAESGSPETTLLTVSESGFGKRTAIEEYRLQSRGGLGIINLKVSDRTGEVVGVRQVSEDTGLMLITPEGKIIRITAGSVSLIGRATQGVKVMDLDEGDRIVALARIPDRGDEDEDGEDAEAADTEPVN